Proteins co-encoded in one Sulfurimonas sp. HSL1-2 genomic window:
- a CDS encoding FMN-binding glutamate synthase family protein produces the protein MDQLLDFIQGEHSFPILTFLLQGTGTVLLLLAVVVLIYDRYIQRENQLLINYPLIGRMRYVFYALRDPMRQYFGDEEFFDSFDKVRWVYNAAENKGLVSSFSPGQPLHGTRLVLKNANIVLNREEVSEHFSVTFGSGVRFPFTAASVVGRSAMSDGAISPEGTKAFAWGAFLGNFPINTGEGGLTSNFLMTHRYDPKNCRYMQAKRGTLFARGVYRLMRLLVNPAIAERVYRHMVLQPKEEETYLFDPVSLNCYRIDWNAPLEAFPETVPGDLPDIIFQMGSGLYGVRDNEGKFDAERYRKVMRFCRMTEIKLAQGAKQTGGKLLAEKVTDAVAYYRGIEPFRDINSPNRFPYARTLEELFDFIGELKRLSEKPVGIKIVLASAVSFEPYAALIETRLAEGSEAFPDFITVDGADGGSGAAPLEMMMSVGMTLQKALYVVDRDLKRIGAREKVKVIASEKVLTPDDATLLLALGADYVAIARAFMMSAGCIRARECSGANGRHCPVGLATQDRKKRASFLIAQKAHRVANYHRHLQEGIRGLMAVMGVHSLGELDHTRLDVRDGSGGRIRDVGAYFEAAVAG, from the coding sequence ATGGACCAGCTTCTCGACTTTATCCAGGGTGAGCACTCGTTTCCCATCCTGACTTTCCTGCTTCAAGGTACGGGGACGGTCCTGCTGCTGCTGGCCGTAGTCGTCCTGATCTACGACCGTTATATCCAGCGTGAAAACCAGCTGCTCATCAACTACCCGCTGATCGGACGGATGCGCTACGTCTTCTACGCCTTGCGCGACCCGATGCGGCAGTATTTCGGTGACGAGGAGTTTTTTGACTCCTTCGACAAGGTCAGATGGGTCTACAATGCGGCGGAGAACAAGGGGCTTGTCTCCTCTTTCTCGCCCGGCCAGCCTCTTCATGGCACGCGCCTGGTACTGAAAAACGCGAATATCGTCCTGAACAGGGAGGAAGTCTCCGAGCATTTCAGTGTCACTTTCGGCAGCGGTGTGCGGTTTCCCTTCACGGCCGCATCGGTCGTGGGGCGCTCGGCGATGAGTGACGGCGCCATATCGCCCGAAGGGACCAAGGCGTTTGCCTGGGGCGCGTTCCTGGGCAATTTTCCCATTAACACGGGGGAGGGCGGTCTGACGTCCAATTTTCTCATGACACACCGTTACGACCCCAAAAACTGCCGCTACATGCAGGCGAAGCGGGGAACCCTTTTCGCGAGGGGCGTCTACCGGCTGATGCGGCTGCTTGTCAATCCGGCGATCGCCGAACGGGTCTACCGCCACATGGTGCTGCAGCCCAAAGAGGAGGAGACCTATCTGTTCGATCCCGTATCGCTGAACTGCTACCGAATCGACTGGAATGCACCGCTCGAGGCGTTTCCGGAAACCGTCCCGGGGGACCTGCCCGACATCATCTTCCAGATGGGCAGCGGGCTTTACGGCGTCCGTGACAACGAGGGGAAATTTGATGCGGAACGCTACCGAAAGGTGATGCGTTTCTGCCGGATGACGGAGATTAAACTTGCCCAGGGGGCAAAACAGACGGGCGGGAAGCTTTTGGCGGAGAAAGTCACCGATGCCGTCGCCTACTACCGGGGTATCGAACCCTTCAGGGATATCAACAGTCCAAACCGTTTCCCTTACGCCAGGACCCTGGAGGAGCTCTTCGATTTCATCGGGGAGCTTAAACGGCTCTCGGAGAAACCGGTCGGGATCAAGATCGTGCTCGCCTCCGCAGTGTCGTTTGAACCGTACGCAGCACTGATCGAGACCCGTCTGGCGGAAGGATCGGAGGCCTTCCCTGACTTCATCACCGTCGACGGTGCCGACGGCGGCAGCGGCGCGGCGCCGCTGGAAATGATGATGAGTGTCGGTATGACGCTGCAAAAAGCCCTCTATGTCGTCGACCGCGACCTCAAACGTATCGGGGCCCGGGAGAAGGTGAAAGTCATCGCCAGCGAGAAAGTGTTGACGCCGGACGATGCGACGCTCCTGCTGGCCCTCGGGGCGGACTATGTTGCGATCGCCCGCGCCTTCATGATGTCGGCAGGCTGTATCCGTGCCCGGGAGTGCTCGGGGGCCAACGGGCGTCACTGCCCCGTCGGGCTTGCCACGCAGGACCGTAAAAAACGCGCCTCTTTCCTCATTGCACAAAAGGCGCACAGGGTCGCAAACTACCACCGGCATCTGCAGGAGGGGATACGGGGACTGATGGCGGTTATGGGGGTGCATTCGCTTGGGGAGCTGGATCATACGCGTCTGGATGTCCGGGACGGCAGCGGCGGGCGGATTCGCGACGTCGGCGCCTATTTCGAAGCGGCGGTCGCGGGCTAG
- a CDS encoding DoxX family protein, with the protein MQFGKFYGEFSRLGEYGSSLFLLAARLAVATGFTEAAHLKWEAIDATAEWFGVLGYPLPLFTAYLVSSVEVIGVVLLALGFLTRLISVPLMIIMVTAIITVHLPNGFECSKSGFEIPLYYFIFLGLFLSHGPGRYSLDHLLFKGN; encoded by the coding sequence ATGCAGTTCGGAAAGTTCTACGGGGAGTTCTCGCGGCTGGGCGAATACGGTTCCAGCCTGTTCCTGTTGGCGGCGCGGCTGGCGGTGGCCACAGGCTTTACGGAAGCCGCCCACCTCAAATGGGAAGCGATCGATGCAACGGCAGAGTGGTTCGGTGTGCTGGGCTACCCGCTTCCGCTTTTTACCGCCTATCTTGTCTCGTCGGTCGAGGTTATCGGGGTGGTACTGCTGGCGCTGGGGTTTTTGACACGCCTGATTTCGGTACCGTTGATGATTATTATGGTGACGGCGATTATTACGGTCCACCTCCCCAACGGGTTCGAGTGCAGCAAAAGCGGTTTCGAAATCCCGCTCTACTATTTCATCTTCCTCGGTCTTTTCCTCAGCCACGGCCCGGGAAGGTACAGTCTGGATCACCTGCTTTTCAAAGGCAATTGA
- a CDS encoding UDP-N-acetylmuramoyl-L-alanyl-D-glutamate--2,6-diaminopimelate ligase, which yields MKIALPDQPFRFVTENSAECDAETAFVLTGLNRRYLDDAKARGAHSIISPADVASLFGLDRIKVIGITGTNGKTTTASAVYSILLDLGHKAAMQGTRGFFMNDAVVEGKSLTTPTLLETYRHIYQAVAAGCEYFVMEVSSHAIVQARAEGIDFALKILTNITQDHLDYHETLEEYIRVKNSFFTDEGKKLINKDEAKADFNIKNAFTYGAENPATYKVVAYSLNDGISAVVQHFGKVHTFHSPMHGFFNVYNLTAAVAAVHLVTGEDLEAVCDAVSGFAGVSGRMEVVSESPLVIVDFAHTPDGMAQVLNALKEKEMLVVFGAGGDRDRSKRPLMGRVAENLAKKVFITSDNPRSEDPDAIIADILGGMTHPEKAVVEPNRKAAIAKALETRSGDEVVVVLGKGDEQYQIIYDKQFPFDDREVIRSLLSEV from the coding sequence TTGAAGATAGCGCTTCCTGATCAGCCGTTCCGTTTTGTAACGGAAAACTCCGCGGAGTGCGACGCTGAGACGGCGTTCGTTCTCACCGGACTTAACCGCCGCTACCTGGACGATGCGAAGGCACGCGGCGCCCACTCCATCATCTCCCCCGCCGACGTTGCCTCCCTCTTCGGTCTTGACCGCATCAAGGTGATCGGGATCACCGGTACCAACGGCAAGACGACGACGGCGAGCGCCGTCTACTCCATCCTGCTGGACCTCGGTCACAAAGCGGCAATGCAGGGGACCCGCGGCTTTTTCATGAACGATGCCGTCGTGGAGGGGAAAAGCCTCACGACACCGACGCTGCTGGAGACCTACCGCCATATCTACCAGGCGGTCGCCGCGGGATGTGAATACTTCGTCATGGAGGTGAGTTCCCACGCCATCGTCCAGGCGCGGGCTGAGGGGATCGATTTCGCGCTGAAGATCCTGACCAACATCACCCAGGACCACCTCGATTACCATGAAACGCTCGAGGAGTACATACGCGTCAAAAACAGCTTCTTCACCGACGAAGGGAAGAAACTGATCAATAAGGATGAAGCGAAAGCGGATTTCAACATCAAAAACGCCTTTACCTACGGGGCGGAGAACCCGGCGACCTACAAGGTGGTGGCCTATTCGCTCAACGACGGTATCAGCGCCGTCGTGCAGCACTTCGGGAAGGTCCACACCTTCCACAGCCCGATGCACGGTTTTTTCAACGTCTATAATTTGACCGCAGCCGTCGCAGCGGTCCACCTCGTGACCGGCGAGGACCTCGAAGCGGTCTGCGACGCCGTCAGCGGATTCGCCGGCGTGAGCGGCCGGATGGAGGTGGTCAGCGAATCCCCGCTGGTCATCGTCGATTTCGCCCACACCCCTGACGGGATGGCGCAGGTGCTCAATGCCCTCAAAGAGAAGGAGATGCTGGTCGTCTTCGGGGCGGGGGGCGACCGCGACCGCTCCAAACGCCCCCTGATGGGCCGGGTGGCGGAGAACCTTGCCAAGAAGGTCTTTATCACCAGCGACAACCCGCGCAGCGAAGACCCCGATGCGATCATCGCGGATATCCTCGGCGGGATGACCCACCCGGAGAAGGCCGTGGTCGAACCCAACCGCAAAGCGGCAATCGCCAAGGCGCTCGAAACGCGCAGCGGGGACGAAGTCGTCGTCGTCCTCGGAAAAGGGGACGAGCAGTACCAGATCATCTACGACAAGCAGTTTCCTTTCGACGACCGTGAGGTCATTCGTTCACTGTTAAGTGAGGTTTGA
- a CDS encoding (2Fe-2S) ferredoxin domain-containing protein, translating to MGVPQPAFYIFKCEQSSPPGMPKPSCVNPQTQDLFQHLAQTLMQKGIIATVQPVRTACLNRCNVGPVMLVEPGHFMYAGLNKDKITRIIDEHIIGGTPVEEYIIPGELWDAPISPETMQQQMGR from the coding sequence ATGGGTGTACCACAGCCGGCTTTCTATATTTTCAAATGCGAGCAATCTTCCCCTCCGGGAATGCCCAAACCGTCCTGCGTAAACCCGCAGACACAGGATCTTTTCCAGCATTTAGCACAGACTTTGATGCAAAAGGGTATAATTGCGACAGTACAACCGGTCCGTACGGCGTGTCTTAACCGCTGTAACGTCGGCCCGGTGATGTTGGTCGAACCGGGACATTTTATGTACGCCGGTCTGAACAAAGACAAAATCACGCGCATTATCGATGAACACATCATCGGCGGGACGCCGGTCGAAGAGTACATCATTCCGGGCGAACTGTGGGATGCACCGATCTCGCCGGAAACAATGCAGCAGCAGATGGGAAGATAA
- a CDS encoding Ig-like domain-containing protein: MYSRGILIAATWLLVGCGENSNTPLAGDIASIAVEANATTFYATRKVQMNAVASYTNGVPDSNVTEFIDWSESNSSIATVDINGLVEGGSDGGDVEITGSYNQFFDTAVIHVHALTSVTLSIENNETNLSQEQTLQLQALGTFDDNTTLDVTESMTWILGNAGESNATLEQNGTLYTGDANGTLDINVTRYDVNASLTVTVTP; encoded by the coding sequence ATGTACAGCAGAGGGATACTTATTGCCGCCACATGGCTGCTCGTCGGCTGTGGCGAGAACAGCAACACGCCGCTGGCCGGTGATATCGCGTCGATCGCCGTCGAGGCGAACGCCACGACGTTCTACGCGACCCGGAAGGTGCAGATGAACGCCGTCGCTTCCTACACGAACGGCGTTCCCGACAGCAACGTCACAGAGTTTATTGACTGGAGCGAATCCAACAGTTCGATCGCGACGGTTGACATCAACGGGCTTGTCGAGGGGGGCAGCGACGGCGGTGATGTCGAGATCACCGGCAGCTACAACCAGTTCTTCGACACGGCCGTCATCCACGTCCATGCCCTCACCTCGGTCACGCTCTCCATCGAGAACAACGAGACGAACCTTTCGCAGGAACAGACGTTGCAACTCCAGGCGCTGGGAACCTTTGACGACAATACGACGCTGGACGTGACCGAGAGCATGACGTGGATACTGGGCAATGCCGGGGAGAGCAACGCGACCCTGGAGCAGAACGGTACCCTCTATACGGGGGATGCCAATGGCACCCTCGATATCAACGTGACGCGTTACGACGTCAATGCCTCGCTGACGGTCACTGTCACGCCGTAA
- a CDS encoding aldo/keto reductase, which yields MAEIGFGTYRVSDENPEHIEALRMAVSAGVRLIDTSTNYMDGGAERAIAKALRFMEDDARERVQIVSKFGYIQGSTMARLEAGEQFEEVVEYAPHVFHCIHPDFMWDQLERSLERLQASSLECYLIHNPEYFLLDALNKGQERSEVLDVMNDRLYRAFVALEKAAAAGKIDGYGVSSNSFAKAASDPEFLPYEDLVALAIHAAESAGNEHNHFTTVQLPLNLLETEGLKCAAWAKEHGLRVLSNRPLNAQHGTQMYRLADYPPSPSYDAHLNELLQLCDHEALASLGNLIQQLDEVKHRFGWVGEYESFLYGQVMPHIRQVLEKLGEAERGALAQQLVLFLEAYGAAVAHECSLKVRDAIGPQLETCERPLQECALAFLLQRPEIDVVLLGMRKPRYVATILEAFPVD from the coding sequence ATGGCAGAGATCGGTTTCGGCACCTACCGTGTCAGCGATGAGAACCCCGAACATATCGAGGCGCTGCGTATGGCCGTGAGCGCAGGGGTCAGACTTATCGATACCTCGACCAACTACATGGACGGCGGGGCGGAGCGCGCCATCGCCAAGGCGCTGCGTTTCATGGAGGACGACGCCCGGGAGCGTGTGCAGATCGTCAGCAAATTCGGCTATATCCAGGGCAGCACGATGGCGCGCCTGGAAGCGGGGGAGCAGTTCGAAGAGGTCGTCGAATACGCCCCGCACGTTTTCCACTGCATCCACCCCGATTTCATGTGGGACCAGCTGGAACGTTCGCTGGAACGGCTGCAGGCATCGTCGCTGGAGTGCTACCTGATCCACAACCCGGAGTACTTCCTGCTGGATGCCCTGAACAAAGGGCAGGAGCGCAGCGAGGTGCTCGATGTGATGAACGACCGCCTCTACCGCGCCTTTGTTGCCCTGGAAAAAGCGGCGGCTGCCGGGAAGATCGACGGCTACGGCGTCAGTTCGAACAGCTTCGCCAAAGCAGCGTCTGACCCGGAATTCCTCCCCTACGAGGATCTGGTCGCCCTGGCGATCCACGCCGCGGAAAGTGCGGGTAACGAGCACAACCACTTTACGACGGTGCAGCTGCCGCTCAACCTGTTGGAAACGGAGGGGCTCAAATGTGCGGCATGGGCGAAGGAACACGGACTGCGGGTGCTTTCCAACCGTCCCCTGAACGCCCAGCACGGCACGCAGATGTACCGGCTGGCGGACTATCCCCCTTCGCCGTCGTACGATGCGCACCTCAACGAACTGCTGCAGCTGTGCGATCACGAAGCCCTGGCATCGCTTGGGAACCTGATTCAGCAGCTCGACGAAGTCAAACACCGTTTCGGCTGGGTCGGCGAATACGAGTCGTTCCTCTACGGCCAGGTGATGCCGCACATCCGCCAGGTGCTCGAAAAGCTCGGCGAGGCCGAACGCGGTGCACTCGCACAGCAGCTGGTACTCTTCCTGGAGGCCTACGGCGCCGCCGTAGCCCATGAGTGCAGCCTGAAAGTACGCGATGCCATAGGGCCGCAGCTCGAAACGTGTGAGCGTCCCCTGCAGGAGTGCGCGCTGGCTTTTTTGCTGCAACGGCCGGAAATTGACGTCGTCCTGCTGGGCATGCGCAAACCGCGTTATGTAGCCACAATACTCGAAGCCTTTCCCGTTGACTGA
- a CDS encoding outer membrane beta-barrel protein, with the protein MKRFLVITALCLGVLHADATLHVGLGGIAGSEDFRVENPGTSDRTTSATLQGVQLKAGYGDIRGYAVEVDLGYGRYDKNIFSERDTDYIYFDISLIKAFDFDMGFYPFFKLGFGAGELEVRRTLTKSVSSGSFFAGLGSYLPLGLGFDLEASVIYRAKSWEDADMISNQTETASSIFEPYIGINYRF; encoded by the coding sequence GTGAAACGTTTTTTGGTTATTACGGCGCTGTGCCTCGGGGTACTGCATGCCGACGCGACGTTGCATGTCGGTCTCGGGGGCATTGCGGGGAGCGAGGATTTCCGTGTCGAGAACCCCGGAACGTCCGACCGTACAACGTCGGCAACGCTGCAGGGCGTACAGCTCAAGGCGGGCTACGGCGACATCCGCGGGTACGCGGTCGAAGTCGACCTGGGGTACGGCCGCTACGATAAGAATATCTTCTCGGAACGCGATACCGACTACATCTATTTCGACATCAGCCTCATCAAGGCCTTCGATTTTGATATGGGCTTCTACCCCTTTTTCAAACTCGGGTTCGGTGCCGGCGAGCTTGAGGTGCGCCGCACGCTGACGAAATCGGTCAGCTCGGGCAGCTTTTTCGCCGGTCTCGGCTCCTATCTGCCCTTGGGACTCGGGTTTGACCTGGAGGCCTCCGTCATCTACCGGGCCAAAAGCTGGGAAGATGCTGATATGATCAGCAACCAGACGGAGACGGCCTCGTCCATCTTCGAGCCGTACATCGGCATCAACTACCGTTTTTAG
- a CDS encoding NifU family protein, with amino-acid sequence MIPFTDEELYDPVKNVIEKVRPSLALDGGDIKLLGVKNGVVYVQLGGACVGCGSSGNTLKYGVERQLRMDIHPELSVVNLPMGMENQMDAV; translated from the coding sequence ATGATTCCGTTTACAGATGAAGAACTGTATGATCCGGTGAAAAACGTCATCGAAAAGGTACGCCCCTCTCTGGCGCTCGACGGCGGTGACATCAAACTGCTGGGCGTCAAGAACGGTGTTGTCTACGTGCAGCTCGGCGGAGCGTGTGTCGGGTGCGGGAGCTCGGGCAATACCCTTAAATACGGGGTCGAGCGCCAGCTGCGCATGGATATCCACCCCGAGCTGAGTGTCGTTAACCTGCCCATGGGCATGGAAAACCAGATGGACGCCGTGTAG
- the panD gene encoding aspartate 1-decarboxylase, with product MTIEMLYSKIHRATVTDANLNYVGSITIDEELLEASRMRVGQKVEILNINNGERFSTYIILGERGKRDICLNGAAARKVHKGDKVIIVAYATFDESELETYKPTVVLVDDDNGITDVLHEI from the coding sequence ATGACGATCGAAATGCTTTACAGCAAAATTCACCGTGCCACCGTCACGGATGCGAACCTCAACTACGTCGGTTCCATCACGATTGACGAGGAGCTGCTCGAAGCCTCCCGCATGCGGGTAGGCCAGAAAGTGGAGATCCTCAATATCAACAACGGCGAGCGCTTCTCAACCTACATCATCCTTGGTGAACGCGGCAAACGCGACATCTGCCTCAACGGGGCGGCGGCGCGCAAGGTGCACAAAGGGGACAAGGTGATCATCGTCGCTTATGCGACCTTTGACGAGAGTGAGTTGGAAACCTACAAGCCGACCGTCGTCCTTGTTGACGACGATAACGGCATCACGGATGTACTGCACGAGATCTGA